In Pungitius pungitius chromosome 2, fPunPun2.1, whole genome shotgun sequence, a single window of DNA contains:
- the LOC119210458 gene encoding G-protein coupled receptor 22-like — MHTCLVQIFAATVSNMTMLDTTDSQDLDTTSDKLIYPISFQVSLTGLLLLEIVLGLSSNVTVLVLYCTKQNLISSISNIITLNLHVVDVLVCVCCIPLTAVVVLLPLETDTAMISCFHEACVSFTSVATAANVLAITVDRYDISVRPASRVLTKGRAMGLLGCIWAQSFGSFLVPFIEVSFFINSGSDLVNGTAVVTVVHPNEYYTEHGLYYHLVAQIPIFFFTALVMLVTYYKILQALNIRIGACFQNHLPSKKQKSKTSLCLSTATQAESTDSSRSSMGVRASGNAPLDMQASVSVIITLRRAVRRHRERRQRQKRVFRVSLLIISTFLLCWTPITVLNTIILSTGTSSLTVLFRLGFLVMAYGTTVFHPLLYAFTRQKFQKVLKSKMKKRVVSAEEH, encoded by the exons ATGCACACGTGCCTCGTGCAGATTTTTGCAGCCACTGTGAGCAACATGACGATGCTGGACACTACTGACTCCCAGGACCTCGACACAACCTCAGACAAGCTCATCTACCCCATCAGCTTCCAG GTTTCTCTGACAGGACTTCTACTTCTGGAGATAGTTTTGGGCTTGAGCTCCAACGTCACTGTGCTCGTCCTCTACTGTACGAAACAGAACCTTATCAGCTCCATCTCCAACATCATTACCTTGAACCTGCATGTAGTGGATGTGTTG GTTTGTGTGTGCTGTATTCCACTGACGGCAGTGGTGGTGTTGCTTCCTTTGGAGACGGACACAGCCATGATCAGCTGTTTCCATGAGGCTTGTGTCTCCTTTACAAGTGTAGCAACAGCTGCTAACGTCCTGGCCATCACTGTAGACCGCTATGACATCTCAGTGCGCCCAGCGAGTCGTGTGCTTACGAAGGGGCGCGCTATGGGTCTACTGGGGTGCATTTGGGCTCAATCCTTTGGCAGTTTCCTGGTTCCATTCATTGAAGTCAGCTTCTTCATCAACTCTGGTTCAGACCTTGTGAACGGGACTGCTGTGGTCACAGTGGTTCATCCGAATGAGTATTACACAGAGCACGGCTTGTACTATCACCTGGTAGCACAGATCCCAATATTCTTTTTTACAGCTCTGGTGATGCTGGTGACTTACTACAAAATACTTCAGGCACTTAATATACGCATTGGTGCATGCTTTCAGAACCACTTACCCAGCAAGAAGCAAAAGAGCAAAACCAGTCTCTGCCTGAGCACTGCAACACAAGCAGAGTCCACCGACTCTTCGCGGAGCAGCATGGGAGTCAGGGCAAGTGGGAATGCACCTCTGGACATGCAGGCGTCAGTGTCCGTCATAATCACGCTCCGGCGAGCAGTGAGGCGCCATCGTGAGAGACGGCAGAGGCAGAAACGAGTCTTCAGGGTTTCTCTTCTCATCATCTCCACCTTCTTACTTTGCTGGACACCAATAACTGTGctcaacaccatcatcctcaGCACCGGGACCAGTAGTTTAACTGTTCTCTTCCGGTTAGGTTTCCTGGTGATGGCATATGGAACCACCGTCTTTCACCCGCTGCTGTATGCCTTTACTCGGCAGAAGTTccaaaaggttttaaaaagcaagatGAAGAAAAGGGTTGTGTCTGCAGAAGAACATTAA